The Nitrospira sp. genome includes a region encoding these proteins:
- a CDS encoding CBS domain-containing protein: MQTEPVTVEVGTSVVEAAKLMRACNVESVLVTYQAQIIGIVTESDVVKKFVGVEKTPYFVPVEEIMSSPVPGIEERRPLTEAADMMDKHRTLHLGVTKGGALIGLVSVRDFLRPVSIDEF; this comes from the coding sequence ATGCAGACAGAGCCAGTGACAGTGGAAGTAGGAACCTCGGTCGTGGAGGCCGCCAAACTCATGCGAGCCTGTAACGTCGAAAGTGTCCTGGTAACCTACCAAGCTCAGATCATCGGAATCGTGACAGAATCAGACGTGGTCAAGAAGTTCGTGGGGGTAGAGAAAACGCCCTATTTCGTACCAGTCGAAGAGATCATGAGCAGCCCAGTACCCGGCATTGAAGAGCGGCGCCCGTTGACGGAAGCAGCCGACATGATGGATAAGCATCGGACCCTCCACCTCGGTGTCACCAAAGGAGGGGCGCTCATCGGTCTGGTGTCGGTCCG